From the genome of Macrobrachium nipponense isolate FS-2020 chromosome 29, ASM1510439v2, whole genome shotgun sequence, one region includes:
- the LOC135206308 gene encoding 30 kDa salivary gland allergen Aed a 3-like, with amino-acid sequence MRQEAGCQDAERQDFGCQDARRQEAGRQDARRQEIGCQDAKRQDFGCQDTRRQEAGRQDVRRQEIGRQDAERQEFGRQDARRQEVGRQDAERQEFRLQDARLQEDNKETTTRKHDVDTSVLEQSEEGNDDFPPSPVNPVEDISTKRIEKNSTLRRT; translated from the coding sequence ATGCGTCAAGAGGCTGGATGCCAGGACGCTGAGCGTCAAGATTTTGGAtgccaggacgccaggcgtcaagaggctggacgccaggacgccaggcgtcaagagatTGGATGCcaggacgccaagcgtcaagaTTTTGGATGCCAGGACAccaggcgtcaagaggctggacgccaggacgtcaGGCGTCAAGAgattggacgccaggacgccgagcgtcaagagtttggacgccaggacgccaggcgtcaagaggttggacgccaggacgccgagcgtcaagagtTTCGACTTCAGGACGCCAGGCTTCAGGAAGATAATAAGGAGACGACGACGAGGAAACATGACGTCGATACTTCGGTCCTAGAACAATCAGAAGAAGGAAATGATGACTTTCCCCCTTCTCCTGTTAATCCCGTAGAAGACATTTCGACGAAGAGGATCGAAAAGAACAGCACCCTTCGTCGGACTTGA